One Ananas comosus cultivar F153 linkage group 1, ASM154086v1, whole genome shotgun sequence DNA window includes the following coding sequences:
- the LOC109718091 gene encoding 1-phosphatidylinositol 4,5-bisphosphate phosphodiesterase beta egl-8-like, whose translation MARARLLIVAALLLLAVVAAAASSDSSDSSSPATAGQDAVAQSPLGDYGDGAPADVDDISDDDSDAAPVGAPLPTHATEPEPDATGNGTDHAASGGVARPAASAAAAVVALAWFVI comes from the coding sequence ATGGCGAGAGCCCGACTCCTCATCGTCGCCGCCCTTCTCCTCCTCGCAGTCgtggctgccgccgcctcctccgacTCCTCCGACTCCTCCTCCCCTGCCACCGCAGGCCAGGATGCTGTCGCGCAGTCGCCCCTCGGGGACTACGGCGACGGTGCCCCGGCCGATGTGGACGACATCAGCGACGACGACTCCGACGCTGCCCCGGTCGGAGCCCCCCTCCCGACCCACGCCACTGAGCCCGAGCCTGACGCCACCGGCAACGGCACCGATCACGCAGCAAGCGGCGGCGTCGCCCGTCCGGCGGCTTCTGCTGCCGCGGCCGTTGTTGCCTTGGCATGGTTTGTCATCTGA